From the genome of Actinacidiphila yeochonensis CN732, one region includes:
- a CDS encoding nitrate/nitrite transporter, with amino-acid sequence MAGPAAAAGRARRRSVTDWRPEDEAFWAAGGAAVARRNLVLSVLSEHVGFSVWSLWSVLVLFLGPEYHIDAAGKFTLTALPTALGATLRLPYTFAVARFGGRNWTVVSALLLLVPTLLAGAVLHPGVSYGTLLAVACVAGVGGGNFASSMANINAFYPQRLKGWALGVNAGGGNLGVPVVQLVGLLVLATAGAGHPRLVPLAYLPLIVLAALGAALRMDNLASLSSDRRALREVAGDPHSWVMSLLYIGTFGSFIGFGFAFGQVLQVQFHDQFDTPVKAAYLTFLGPLLGSLARPVGGRMADRWGGARVTLWTFAAMAAGAGLVLAASRAGSLPLFLTGFTALFVLSGVGNGSTYTMIPAVFQARARSAVASGADPETAEHDARRRSSALIGLAGAIGAFGGVLVNIAFRQSFLATATGDDAYLAFLAVYAVCSAVTWTVYLRPGRSAPGGI; translated from the coding sequence GTGGCGGGCCCGGCCGCCGCGGCCGGCCGGGCCCGGCGGCGCAGCGTCACGGACTGGCGCCCGGAGGACGAGGCGTTCTGGGCGGCCGGGGGCGCCGCGGTCGCCCGCCGCAACCTGGTCCTCTCGGTGCTCTCCGAGCACGTCGGCTTCTCGGTGTGGAGCCTGTGGTCGGTGCTGGTGCTGTTCCTCGGGCCGGAGTACCACATCGACGCGGCGGGGAAGTTCACCCTCACCGCACTGCCGACGGCGCTCGGCGCGACGCTGCGGCTGCCGTACACCTTCGCTGTGGCGAGGTTCGGCGGCCGCAACTGGACGGTGGTGAGCGCGCTGCTGCTGCTCGTCCCCACCCTGCTGGCCGGGGCCGTCCTGCACCCCGGGGTGTCCTACGGGACGCTGCTGGCGGTGGCCTGCGTCGCGGGCGTCGGCGGCGGCAACTTCGCCTCGTCGATGGCGAACATCAACGCCTTCTACCCGCAGCGGCTCAAGGGCTGGGCGCTGGGCGTCAACGCCGGCGGCGGCAACCTCGGGGTCCCGGTGGTCCAGTTGGTCGGCCTGCTGGTGCTGGCCACGGCGGGCGCCGGGCACCCGAGGCTGGTGCCGCTGGCCTACCTGCCGCTGATCGTGCTGGCGGCGCTGGGCGCGGCCCTGCGGATGGACAACCTCGCCTCGCTCAGCAGCGACCGGCGGGCGCTGCGCGAGGTCGCCGGGGACCCGCACAGCTGGGTGATGTCGCTGCTCTACATCGGCACCTTCGGCTCGTTCATCGGCTTCGGCTTCGCCTTCGGGCAGGTGCTCCAGGTGCAGTTCCACGACCAGTTCGACACCCCCGTCAAGGCCGCCTACCTGACCTTCCTGGGGCCCCTGCTCGGTTCGCTGGCGCGCCCGGTCGGCGGGAGGATGGCGGACCGCTGGGGCGGTGCCCGGGTGACGCTGTGGACGTTCGCCGCGATGGCCGCGGGCGCGGGGCTGGTGCTGGCCGCCTCGCGGGCGGGCTCGCTGCCGCTGTTCCTCACCGGCTTCACCGCCCTCTTCGTGCTGAGCGGCGTCGGCAACGGCTCGACCTACACGATGATCCCGGCCGTCTTCCAGGCCAGGGCCCGGTCCGCCGTCGCGTCGGGCGCGGACCCGGAGACCGCGGAGCACGACGCCCGCCGCCGGTCGTCGGCGCTCATCGGCCTGGCGGGCGCGATCGGCGCGTTCGGCGGGGTGCTGGTGAACATCGCCTTCCGCCAGTCCTTCCTGGCCACCGCCACCGGCGACGACGCCTACCTGGCCTTCCTCGCGGTGTACGCGGTCTGCTCCGCGGTCACCTGGACCGTCTACCTCCGCCCGGGCCGGTCCGCGCCGGGCGGAATCTGA
- a CDS encoding SigB/SigF/SigG family RNA polymerase sigma factor, whose amino-acid sequence MTATTYGAGTTATGSARAGHGEAALEGLPVVEEAVKVAPKDARELSRLYFDRLRTLEEGTPEYSHVRGTLIEMNMSLVRFCSRRFQSRGQEEMEDVLQVGTVGLIKAIDRFDLSREVEFTTFAVPYIVGEMKRFFRDTSWAVHVPRRLQELRLELAKARDHLTATLDAPPTVAELAAHLGITEEEAVEGLVAANGYTAGSIDLPADGEDGDGSSRSYADTIGGPDPAMELVEDFRALAPMLERLTERERLILRLRFGQEMTQAEIGAELGYSQMHVSRLLSRTLAKLRAGMLTDR is encoded by the coding sequence ATGACGGCAACCACGTACGGTGCGGGTACGACGGCCACCGGGTCGGCGCGGGCCGGCCACGGCGAAGCGGCCCTCGAAGGGCTGCCGGTCGTCGAGGAGGCCGTGAAGGTCGCACCGAAGGACGCCCGGGAGCTGTCGCGGCTGTACTTCGACCGGTTGCGGACCCTGGAAGAGGGCACCCCGGAGTACAGCCACGTGCGCGGCACCCTGATCGAGATGAACATGTCCCTGGTGCGCTTCTGCTCGCGGCGGTTCCAAAGCCGTGGCCAGGAGGAGATGGAGGACGTCCTCCAGGTCGGCACCGTGGGGCTGATCAAGGCCATCGACCGCTTCGACCTCTCCCGGGAGGTGGAGTTCACCACCTTCGCCGTCCCGTACATCGTCGGCGAGATGAAACGGTTCTTCCGCGACACGTCCTGGGCCGTGCACGTCCCCCGGCGGCTCCAGGAGCTGCGGCTGGAGCTGGCCAAGGCCCGCGACCACCTCACCGCCACCCTGGACGCGCCGCCCACCGTCGCCGAACTCGCCGCCCATCTGGGCATCACCGAGGAGGAGGCCGTCGAGGGGCTGGTCGCCGCCAACGGCTACACCGCCGGCTCCATCGACCTGCCCGCCGACGGTGAGGACGGCGACGGAAGCAGCCGCTCCTACGCCGACACCATCGGCGGCCCGGACCCGGCGATGGAACTCGTCGAGGACTTCCGCGCGTTGGCGCCGATGCTGGAGCGGCTGACCGAGCGGGAGAGGCTGATCCTGCGGCTGCGCTTCGGCCAGGAGATGACCCAGGCGGAGATCGGCGCCGAACTCGGCTACTCCCAGATGCACGTCTCCCGGCTGCTCTCCCGCACCCTCGCCAAGCTCCGCGCCGGGATGCTCACCGACAGGTAG
- a CDS encoding response regulator transcription factor gives MNSPVPAPAPAPVPIRLLVVDDHPVVRDGLIGMFAADPAFEVVGEAADGAEAVRLAGGLVPDVVLMDLRMPGTDGVTAITELARAGSSARVLVLTTYDSDAYVLPAIEAGATGYLLKDAPRAELLRAVRAAANREAVLAPSVAARLMDRVRTPGPALLSPRELEVLTWVAAGATNREVAARLLISEATVKTHLLNAYGKLGVGDRAAAVAEAFNRGLLTPRRPPQQS, from the coding sequence GTGAACTCCCCGGTACCGGCCCCCGCCCCGGCCCCGGTCCCGATCAGGCTGCTGGTCGTCGACGACCACCCCGTGGTCAGGGACGGCCTGATCGGGATGTTCGCCGCCGACCCGGCGTTCGAGGTGGTGGGCGAGGCGGCCGACGGCGCCGAGGCGGTCCGGCTGGCCGGCGGCCTCGTACCGGACGTCGTCCTGATGGACCTGCGCATGCCCGGCACGGACGGCGTGACCGCGATCACCGAGCTGGCCAGGGCCGGCAGTTCCGCCCGGGTCCTGGTGCTGACCACCTACGACTCCGACGCCTACGTCCTCCCGGCGATCGAGGCGGGGGCCACCGGCTACCTCCTCAAGGACGCGCCCCGGGCCGAGCTGCTGCGCGCGGTGCGGGCCGCCGCCAACCGCGAGGCGGTGCTCGCGCCCTCGGTCGCGGCCCGGCTGATGGACCGGGTCCGCACGCCCGGCCCGGCGCTGCTGAGCCCGCGGGAGCTGGAGGTCCTGACGTGGGTGGCTGCCGGGGCCACCAACCGCGAGGTGGCCGCCCGGCTGCTGATCAGCGAGGCCACGGTGAAGACCCATCTGCTGAACGCCTACGGCAAGTTGGGCGTCGGCGACCGCGCCGCCGCCGTGGCCGAGGCGTTCAACCGCGGCCTGCTCACCCCGCGCAGGCCGCCGCAGCAGTCCTGA
- a CDS encoding sensor histidine kinase, with amino-acid sequence MPPEAELALLRAAQEALANVARHAGAATVALTLGYLEDEVTLDVCDDGRGFGSAPAAPAPTAGAAGGFGLEAMRERIEGVSGTLRVRSELGAGTTVSARVPHGIAGVGA; translated from the coding sequence ATGCCGCCGGAGGCCGAACTGGCCCTGCTGCGGGCGGCGCAGGAGGCGCTGGCCAACGTGGCCCGGCACGCCGGCGCCGCCACCGTCGCCCTGACACTGGGCTATCTGGAGGACGAGGTGACGTTGGACGTGTGCGACGACGGCCGCGGTTTCGGGAGCGCCCCGGCCGCCCCGGCCCCGACGGCCGGGGCGGCCGGCGGGTTCGGGCTGGAGGCGATGCGGGAGCGGATCGAGGGGGTGTCCGGCACCCTGCGGGTCCGGTCGGAACTGGGCGCGGGCACGACCGTCTCCGCGCGGGTCCCGCACGGGATCGCCGGGGTGGGCGCGTGA
- a CDS encoding histidine kinase encodes MSRAESLARLGGQDARLLPLVTIVPYGLLAALVVVTVVVRRGAGGALLVDLCLCAAVAVWMLWMFTLHPAWWERPGVMGLFFAGLVVLNGVLVVRDPWFGIFTPACYAYAFGLLPWPWRLPGVAAVALEAGSAQASAVPKDSAVGAIAFGAVLAVNVVGMCGAAWWEWDVERKNEERQTALEQVREANRRLQETLAGNAALHRRLVVQAREAGVLDERQRMAREIHDTLAQGLIGIVTQLQAAEQAAEQAGDHVGGGAVPSVRVVRVVRVVRAVRVVRAAFRTAGGRTSRRPPGWPGRAWPRPVARWTRCGRSRWRPPGWGRPWPGWPSAGPPCTAWPCGSPPRGRPGRCRRRPNWPCCGRRRRRWPTWPGTPAPPPSP; translated from the coding sequence ATGAGCAGGGCGGAATCGCTTGCCCGGTTGGGCGGGCAGGACGCGCGGCTGCTTCCGCTGGTGACGATCGTTCCGTACGGGCTGCTGGCCGCCCTCGTCGTCGTCACCGTGGTCGTCAGGCGCGGGGCGGGCGGCGCGCTCCTGGTCGACCTCTGCCTGTGCGCCGCGGTCGCGGTGTGGATGCTGTGGATGTTCACCCTGCACCCCGCGTGGTGGGAACGGCCCGGGGTGATGGGGCTGTTCTTCGCCGGGCTGGTCGTGCTCAACGGCGTCCTCGTCGTCCGCGATCCGTGGTTCGGCATCTTCACGCCCGCCTGCTACGCCTACGCGTTCGGCCTGCTGCCCTGGCCGTGGCGGCTCCCGGGGGTGGCCGCGGTCGCGCTGGAAGCCGGCAGCGCCCAGGCGTCCGCCGTGCCCAAGGACAGCGCCGTCGGCGCCATCGCCTTCGGCGCGGTGCTGGCCGTCAACGTGGTCGGCATGTGCGGGGCGGCCTGGTGGGAGTGGGACGTCGAGCGGAAGAACGAGGAGCGGCAGACCGCGCTGGAGCAGGTGCGGGAGGCCAACCGCCGGCTCCAGGAGACGCTGGCCGGGAACGCCGCGCTGCACCGGCGGCTGGTGGTCCAGGCGCGGGAGGCCGGGGTCCTCGACGAACGGCAGCGGATGGCCCGGGAGATCCACGACACGCTGGCGCAGGGCCTGATCGGGATCGTCACCCAGTTGCAGGCCGCCGAGCAGGCCGCCGAGCAGGCGGGCGACCACGTGGGTGGCGGGGCGGTGCCGTCAGTGCGGGTGGTCCGGGTGGTCCGGGTGGTCCGGGCAGTGCGGGTGGTCCGGGCGGCGTTCCGGACCGCTGGCGGGCGCACCTCGCGGCGGCCACCCGGCTGGCCCGGGAGAGCCTGGCCGAGGCCCGTCGCTCGGTGGACGCGCTGCGGCCGCAGCCGCTGGAGACCGCCGGGCTGGGGGAGGCCCTGGCCGGGGTGGCCGAGCGCTGGTCCGCCCTGCACGGCGTGGCCGTGCGGGTCACCACCACGGGGACGGCCCGGCCGATGCCGCCGGAGGCCGAACTGGCCCTGCTGCGGGCGGCGCAGGAGGCGCTGGCCAACGTGGCCCGGCACGCCGGCGCCGCCACCGTCGCCCTGA
- a CDS encoding ABC transporter permease yields MPVSTSTGPVPPGTDRGSVLGRLALVELRLFVRERVGPVFAVGLPLALLVVFGNIPYYNQRRAGFGGLTLLDVYVPILAAFVLATLSFNVVPVVLAGYRDKGVLRRMRTTPVGPARVLAAQLLVNLATAAVSVAALLLVARLAFGVPLPRQAGGYLVGIVLAALALVAIGLFVVAVSPDGRVANAVGAALFYGLMFFAGLFLPMAAMPPVLRNVSRFTPLGAAVQALSDATQGHWPHPLQIVALAGYAAVFGAGAVKWFRWE; encoded by the coding sequence ATGCCCGTCAGCACCTCAACGGGGCCCGTCCCGCCCGGCACGGACCGGGGTTCCGTGCTGGGACGACTCGCCCTCGTCGAGCTGAGACTCTTCGTCCGGGAGCGGGTGGGCCCGGTCTTCGCGGTCGGGCTGCCGCTGGCGCTGCTGGTCGTCTTCGGCAACATCCCCTACTACAACCAGCGTCGTGCGGGCTTCGGCGGCCTCACCCTGCTCGACGTGTACGTCCCGATCCTCGCCGCCTTCGTCCTGGCCACGCTGTCCTTCAACGTCGTGCCCGTGGTGCTGGCCGGCTACCGGGACAAGGGGGTGCTGCGCCGGATGCGCACGACCCCGGTCGGGCCGGCCCGGGTGCTGGCCGCGCAGCTCCTCGTCAACCTGGCGACCGCGGCCGTCTCCGTGGCCGCCCTGCTCCTGGTGGCCCGGCTGGCGTTCGGGGTGCCGCTGCCGCGCCAGGCCGGCGGGTACCTGGTCGGCATCGTGCTGGCCGCGCTCGCCCTCGTCGCCATCGGCCTGTTCGTCGTCGCGGTCTCGCCCGACGGCCGGGTCGCCAACGCCGTGGGCGCCGCGCTCTTCTACGGGCTGATGTTCTTCGCCGGGCTGTTCCTCCCGATGGCCGCCATGCCCCCGGTCCTGCGGAACGTCAGCCGGTTCACCCCGCTCGGCGCGGCCGTGCAGGCGCTGAGCGACGCGACGCAGGGCCACTGGCCGCATCCGCTCCAGATCGTCGCCCTCGCCGGTTACGCCGCCGTCTTCGGGGCCGGAGCGGTTAAATGGTTCCGCTGGGAGTGA
- a CDS encoding ABC transporter ATP-binding protein: protein MPPAVEVRNLHKRYGTDVAVDDVSFTVEQGEIFGILGPNGAGKTTTVECVEGLREPDRGEIRVLGLDPRRDRAELTQRLGVQLQDGRLPDRLTVGEALALYGSFYRKPADRRALLDVLGLAGRSRTPYGRLSGGQRQRLSIALALVGSPEVAVLDELTTGLDPRARRDAWGLIQDVRARGVTIMLVTHFMEEAERLCDRVAVIDRGRVVAVDSPAALAERVRGGQRIRFRPSAPFDDALLTVLPEVTGLTRQGDLVVVTGTADALNAVTSVLARASVAAEQLRVEQPSLEDAFVALTGRHGADGAGTADPGSRRSRKQPGRKQPGRK from the coding sequence ATGCCGCCCGCTGTCGAGGTGCGGAACCTGCACAAGCGCTACGGGACGGACGTGGCGGTCGATGACGTGTCGTTCACCGTGGAGCAGGGCGAGATCTTCGGGATCCTCGGTCCGAACGGCGCCGGCAAGACGACCACCGTGGAGTGCGTCGAGGGGCTGCGGGAGCCCGACCGGGGCGAGATCAGGGTGCTCGGGCTCGATCCCCGGCGCGACCGGGCCGAGTTGACGCAGCGGCTCGGCGTCCAGCTCCAGGACGGGCGGCTCCCGGACCGGCTGACGGTCGGCGAGGCGCTGGCGCTGTACGGCTCGTTCTACCGGAAGCCGGCCGACCGGCGGGCCCTGCTGGACGTGCTCGGCCTGGCCGGCAGGTCCCGTACCCCGTACGGCAGGTTGTCCGGCGGGCAGCGGCAGCGGCTCTCCATCGCCCTCGCGCTGGTCGGGAGCCCGGAGGTGGCCGTCCTGGACGAACTCACCACCGGGCTGGACCCGCGGGCCCGGCGCGACGCGTGGGGCCTGATCCAGGACGTCCGCGCCCGTGGGGTGACGATCATGCTGGTCACCCACTTCATGGAGGAGGCCGAGCGGCTGTGCGACCGGGTGGCGGTGATCGACCGGGGCCGCGTCGTCGCGGTGGACAGCCCGGCGGCGCTGGCCGAGCGGGTCCGGGGCGGGCAGCGCATCCGGTTCCGGCCCTCCGCCCCGTTCGACGACGCTCTGCTGACGGTCCTGCCCGAGGTCACCGGCCTCACCCGCCAGGGCGACCTCGTCGTGGTCACCGGCACCGCCGACGCCCTCAACGCGGTCACCTCCGTACTGGCCCGCGCCAGCGTCGCCGCCGAGCAGCTGCGGGTGGAACAGCCCAGCCTGGAGGACGCGTTCGTGGCACTGACCGGCCGCCACGGCGCCGACGGAGCAGGCACCGCCGACCCCGGAAGCCGCCGGTCCCGGAAGCAGCCGGGCCGGAAGCAGCCGGGCCGGAAGTAG
- a CDS encoding TetR/AcrR family transcriptional regulator produces the protein MSPTPQERRAARHQLGTVGPTAPAGRRGPSGGRKKPITVDAIISTAFDIVEREGYEALSMRRLATALETGPSSLYAHVVNKEDLDELLIGRLCAEIELPEPDPERWRQQIVGVCARLRDQYLRYPGISRAAFAAAPSNLDTLRVGEGMLAILLAGGVDPLAAAWAVDSLSLYVSAYTLEVSLAGTRLSRDGEGWVVSRDELMRRFAALPDTFPQTKRYATELTAGTVHDRFAFAVGLMIDGLPGARHDR, from the coding sequence ATGTCACCGACTCCGCAGGAACGGCGCGCGGCCCGGCACCAGCTCGGCACCGTCGGCCCCACCGCGCCCGCGGGCCGGCGCGGACCGTCCGGCGGCCGCAAGAAGCCGATCACGGTGGACGCCATCATCAGCACCGCGTTCGACATCGTGGAGCGCGAGGGGTACGAGGCCCTGTCCATGCGCCGCCTGGCCACCGCGCTGGAGACGGGACCCTCGTCGCTCTACGCCCACGTGGTCAACAAGGAGGACCTGGACGAGCTGCTCATCGGCCGGCTCTGCGCCGAGATCGAGCTGCCCGAGCCGGACCCCGAGCGCTGGCGGCAGCAGATCGTCGGCGTCTGCGCCCGGCTGCGCGACCAGTACCTGCGCTACCCGGGGATCTCCCGGGCGGCCTTCGCCGCCGCCCCCTCCAACCTGGACACCCTGCGCGTCGGCGAGGGCATGCTCGCGATCCTGCTCGCGGGGGGCGTCGACCCGCTGGCCGCCGCCTGGGCGGTCGACTCGCTGTCGCTCTACGTCAGCGCCTACACCCTTGAGGTCTCCCTGGCGGGCACCCGGCTCAGCCGCGACGGCGAGGGCTGGGTGGTCAGCCGCGACGAGCTGATGCGCCGGTTCGCCGCCCTGCCCGACACCTTCCCCCAGACCAAGCGCTACGCCACCGAGCTGACCGCCGGCACGGTCCACGACCGGTTCGCCTTCGCCGTCGGCCTGATGATCGACGGCCTCCCGGGCGCCCGGCACGACCGCTGA
- a CDS encoding DHA2 family efflux MFS transporter permease subunit → MSTDQRSPQEPAATGPTSGLISDPSPALGHGHGHDPTPTDTPDAADTTDPDASGPGTTSDPEATDTDRDAAATTDPAASDPDTTTTLPLHAAWPVLVVVVLADIMDLLDSSVANLAGPSIRADLGGGQVTVQWVLSAYTAAFALGLVTSGRLGDLLGRRRLFLLGMAGFTLASLACGLAPGAVFLIVARTVQGLCGSVMIPQGLALVKVVFPPRHLRRALAPVGPLMGLTMVAGPILAGWLLHLDLFGSQWRAIFLVNVPFGVAAALLGLRVLPRRGGEDPTARLDLTGVGLLTAASALLVVPLIQGRDLGWPAWTYAMMAAAVVLLALFTVSQRYSAHPVVTPSLFRKRGFVVGLVIVAGFYASLSAFVLVLNLLLQQGMGWTPLRTGLTLIPWALGTAVAVLLAGAVLAEKLGRATLRLGLSIAVVGLLALCWSTAHWGDGLTAGKLAPALLVTGFGSGLVFVPLVDFVIGDATAEEVGTGAGLLNAVQQFAGAIGVAALGTVFLSRVGHPSVHSELAAAELVFGIAAGLNLLTLPLVGLLPRHAQQAHG, encoded by the coding sequence GTGTCAACCGATCAGCGTTCGCCCCAGGAGCCCGCCGCCACCGGCCCCACCAGTGGCCTCATCAGCGACCCCAGCCCTGCCCTCGGCCACGGCCACGGCCACGACCCCACCCCAACCGACACTCCCGACGCCGCCGACACCACCGACCCCGACGCCAGTGGCCCCGGCACCACCAGTGACCCCGAAGCCACCGACACCGACCGCGACGCCGCCGCCACCACCGACCCCGCCGCCAGTGACCCCGACACCACCACCACGCTGCCGCTGCACGCCGCCTGGCCCGTCCTGGTCGTCGTCGTCCTGGCCGACATCATGGATCTGCTCGACTCCAGCGTCGCCAACCTCGCCGGCCCCTCCATCCGCGCCGACCTCGGCGGCGGCCAGGTGACCGTGCAGTGGGTGCTGAGCGCCTACACCGCGGCCTTCGCGCTCGGCCTGGTCACCTCGGGGCGGCTCGGGGACCTGCTCGGGCGCCGACGGCTGTTCCTGCTCGGCATGGCCGGCTTCACCCTCGCCTCGCTGGCCTGCGGGCTCGCCCCCGGCGCGGTCTTCCTGATCGTCGCCCGCACGGTGCAGGGCCTGTGCGGGTCGGTGATGATCCCGCAGGGGCTGGCCCTGGTGAAGGTCGTCTTCCCGCCCCGGCACCTGCGCAGGGCGCTGGCCCCAGTCGGCCCGCTGATGGGCCTGACCATGGTGGCCGGGCCGATCCTGGCCGGCTGGCTGCTCCACCTGGACCTGTTCGGCAGCCAGTGGCGCGCGATCTTCCTGGTCAACGTGCCGTTCGGTGTCGCCGCCGCCCTGCTCGGCCTGCGTGTCCTGCCCCGCCGCGGCGGCGAGGACCCGACCGCCCGCCTCGACCTCACCGGAGTCGGCCTGCTCACCGCGGCCTCGGCGCTGCTCGTCGTCCCGCTCATCCAGGGCCGCGACCTCGGCTGGCCCGCCTGGACCTACGCCATGATGGCCGCCGCGGTCGTCCTGCTCGCGCTCTTCACCGTCTCCCAGCGGTACAGCGCGCACCCGGTCGTCACGCCCTCGCTGTTCCGCAAGCGCGGCTTCGTCGTGGGCCTGGTCATCGTGGCCGGGTTCTACGCCTCGCTCAGCGCGTTCGTCCTCGTCCTCAACCTGCTGCTCCAGCAGGGCATGGGCTGGACGCCGCTGCGCACCGGCCTCACCCTGATCCCCTGGGCGCTGGGCACCGCCGTCGCCGTCCTGCTCGCGGGCGCCGTGCTGGCCGAGAAGCTGGGCCGCGCGACCCTGCGCCTGGGGCTGTCGATCGCCGTCGTCGGCCTGCTCGCCCTGTGCTGGTCCACCGCCCACTGGGGCGACGGCCTCACCGCCGGGAAGCTGGCACCCGCGCTGCTGGTCACCGGCTTCGGCTCAGGACTGGTGTTCGTTCCGCTGGTCGACTTCGTCATCGGCGACGCCACCGCCGAGGAGGTCGGCACCGGCGCGGGCCTGCTCAACGCCGTCCAGCAGTTCGCCGGCGCCATCGGCGTCGCCGCCCTCGGCACGGTGTTCCTCAGCCGGGTCGGCCACCCCTCCGTCCACTCCGAACTGGCCGCCGCGGAGCTGGTCTTCGGCATCGCCGCGGGCCTGAACCTGCTGACCCTGCCGCTGGTGGGCCTGCTGCCCCGGCACGCCCAGCAGGCCCACGGCTGA